The Paenibacillus sophorae genome has a segment encoding these proteins:
- a CDS encoding alpha-glucosidase, protein METRDRNWWKESVVYQIYPRSFQDSGGDGIGDLRGIINRLGYLSDLGIDVIWVCPVYDSPNDDNGYDIRDFYKMQAEYGTMEDMLELIAKAEARGIRIIMDLVANHTSDEHAWFVESRSSKDNPKRDWYIWKPGSGGEEPTNWESNFGGSAWEYDENTQEYYLHCFSRKQPDLNWENPEVRRNIFSMMEWWIDKGIAGFRIDAITFIKKDQRFPQLNTEEGRRYAPLAEACLNQPGILDFLHEMKREVLEPRNVMTVAEAPGVPIEQIHDYVDEQSGVFNMIFQFDHVDLDVKPMAKGIYHSWNLTDFKHALSKWQTETADRGWMALFLENHDHVRSVSKFGSDGRYREESAKMLAAYYFLMRGTPFIYQGQEIGMTNHYFASIEEYRDIESINFHAYETALGRPEGDILKHLAKRSRDQGRTPMQWSPEPMAGFTSGEPWLRVNPNYTSINVEQSLHDGNSILHFYRKLIRLRRENKALIYGDYREIYKNSEELGGYVRTLGSEQWTILCNFTDRNVAIPAPLAGSVMLSNLNDHDAGVMKPYETVICRAEYEAG, encoded by the coding sequence ATGGAGACTAGAGACCGCAATTGGTGGAAGGAAAGTGTCGTTTATCAGATTTATCCCCGGAGCTTTCAGGATTCGGGTGGAGACGGAATCGGGGATCTGCGCGGAATCATTAACCGGCTCGGCTACTTGAGCGATCTGGGCATCGACGTGATTTGGGTGTGTCCGGTATATGATTCGCCAAATGATGATAATGGTTACGATATTCGGGATTTCTATAAAATGCAGGCTGAATATGGAACAATGGAAGATATGCTGGAGCTGATCGCCAAAGCGGAAGCCCGCGGCATCCGCATTATCATGGACCTGGTAGCGAACCACACCTCGGATGAACATGCCTGGTTCGTGGAATCCCGCAGCTCCAAAGACAATCCGAAAAGGGACTGGTATATATGGAAGCCGGGATCGGGCGGGGAAGAACCGACCAACTGGGAATCGAATTTCGGGGGTTCGGCCTGGGAGTATGACGAGAATACGCAGGAATATTATCTGCACTGTTTTTCCAGAAAGCAGCCGGATCTGAACTGGGAGAATCCCGAGGTTCGCCGGAATATTTTCTCCATGATGGAATGGTGGATCGACAAGGGGATTGCCGGATTCCGCATCGACGCGATCACCTTTATTAAAAAGGATCAGCGGTTCCCACAGCTTAATACAGAAGAGGGCCGCCGTTATGCTCCGCTTGCTGAAGCATGCCTGAATCAACCCGGCATTCTGGATTTTCTGCACGAAATGAAACGGGAGGTGCTGGAGCCGCGCAATGTGATGACCGTTGCGGAGGCGCCCGGCGTTCCGATTGAGCAGATTCATGATTATGTGGATGAGCAGAGCGGTGTTTTTAATATGATTTTTCAATTTGATCATGTCGATTTGGATGTCAAGCCGATGGCTAAAGGAATCTATCATTCCTGGAATCTGACCGACTTCAAGCATGCGCTGTCCAAATGGCAGACGGAGACGGCTGATAGAGGATGGATGGCGCTCTTCCTGGAGAATCACGACCATGTCCGGTCGGTTTCCAAATTCGGCAGCGACGGGCGTTACCGCGAGGAATCGGCTAAAATGCTGGCCGCCTACTATTTTCTGATGCGGGGCACTCCTTTTATCTATCAGGGGCAGGAGATCGGCATGACTAATCATTATTTTGCTTCAATAGAGGAGTACCGGGATATTGAAAGCATCAATTTTCACGCTTACGAAACGGCCTTGGGTAGGCCCGAGGGTGACATCCTGAAACATCTGGCGAAAAGGAGCCGGGATCAGGGGCGTACGCCGATGCAGTGGAGTCCGGAGCCGATGGCCGGATTTACGTCCGGGGAGCCGTGGCTGCGGGTGAATCCGAATTATACGTCGATCAATGTGGAGCAGTCGCTGCATGACGGGAATTCGATCCTGCATTTCTACCGGAAGCTGATCAGGCTGCGCCGCGAGAATAAAGCGCTGATTTACGGCGATTACCGGGAGATTTATAAGAATTCCGAGGAGCTTGGCGGCTATGTCCGGACTTTGGGCAGCGAGCAGTGGACGATATTATGCAATTTTACGGACCGGAATGTTGCGATTCCTGCGCCGCTTGCGGGCTCTGTCATGCTGTCCAATCTGAATGATCATGATGCTGGCGTCATGAAACCGTATGAGACGGTAATATGTAGAGCGGAATACGAAGCGGGTTAA